The region attacactgtaatgtaaccaaacaagacgcttgtaattacaccgtAATTACGTTATGATAAACAAAAagtcgttgtaattacactaccgtgtaattactaggtcggtaattactaccctagtaattacaccaattccaattaccaggtggctttccaaacaggccctaaatgAAAAGGAGGCCGTAGTAATTCATTCACACACACATTTCTgatttaatcatgattaagtaATTAATACTTCCACCTCAACTTTTAACTTAATCAAACAGATGTCGGGGCATAACCGGATGAGTTTGTTTTTTCATATGTAATATAATAATCCTCTTGACCAGGATAACAAAGCTACTCAAACGAATATAATACCACAACGTTGTTTGAGGTAGAAAGTATTCTTCATGATGTTCCTCAAGAACCACAATTTCAAATTGTGCACACGATATTGACAACTTTACAGTCTAACCGTCCATCTGACACTAAATTCAACCAACTTGAATTAGTGCTCGTAACAAATCAATTCACATTTTACTTCTTTTGGACTGTATAGTGCAGTGCTTCTTTATTGTCAATTTTTTGGATTAAGTCAAACTTTAGCATCCATTTCAGcgattagaagtatatcaagactAATTTGTTTCACCAACACTAGTTTCTTTATCTTATTAAGTTTATTGTATGACTAAGAAGATCCCCCTCTCATGATGCCAACAGTAAAAATCTTTCAAAGCTGAAGCAGTTCTAAGTTTCCCGACATGTCAACAGAATCACAAAAGCAACCACAGGAAATAATATAGAAAATGCACAAGATATAAAGTAAGCAGTCAAACGAACATATTTTGACTTCCATAATGGCACAATTCACTTTAGAAAACCACAAATAGGAAAATAGTAATTGCTAGGAGGGCAATAGAAACCCATCAACCAAACAACaccaaaataaatacattacaCCGCAATGCAGTGACTCAGTACTCATCTCCTTCATCACCACCTTCTTCATCATCCATTTCAGCACCAACTTCCTCGTAATCCTTTTCCAGAGCAGCAAGGTCCTCACGTGCTTCACTAAACTCACCTTCCTCCATACCCTCACCAACGTACCAGTGCACAAAAGCACGCTTAGCATACATCAGATCAAACTTGTGATCAATGCGTGAGAAGACCTCTGCAACACTAGTTGAGTTAGAAATCATGCACACAGCCCTCTGCACCTTGGCAAGGTCACCTCCTGGAACAACTGTTGGTGGTTGGTAGTTGATACCGCACTTGAAACCAGTAGGACTCCAGTCAACAAATTGGATAGTACGCTTGGTCTTGATAGTGGCCACAGCAGCGTTGACATCCTTTGGCACAACATCACCACGGAACATAAGGCAGCAAGCCATGTACTTGCCATGACGAGGGTCACACTTAACCATCATAGAAGAGGGTTCAAAGGCACTGTTTGTGATCTCAGCAACTGAGAGCTGCTCGTGGTAAGCCTTCTCAGCTGAAATGACTGGGGCGTAAGAGGAAAGCATAAAATGGATTCTGGGGTACGGTACAAGATTAGTCTGGAACTCATTCACATCAACGTTCAAGGCTCCATCAAACCTCAAAGAAGCAGTCAGAGAAGAAATAACCTGCATAGGAAGCGGAAGCACAGAATTTATATACTGTCTACAATTGAAGAAGAATGTAGTATGTAAGACAGTCCAGAACAATATGCTACTCAATTACCTGTGAAATAAGTCGGTTAAGGTTGGTGTAAGTTGGGCGCTCAATGTCCAGTGAGCGCCTGCAGATGTCATAAATGGCCTCATTGTCAAGAAGAATTGCAACATCAGTGTGCTCAAGCAGGGAGTGAGTTGAAAGTACACTGTTGTAAGGCTCCACGACAGATGTTGAGACCTGTGGCGAAGGATAAATTGTGAATCCAAGTTTCGATTTCTTGCCATAGTCTACTGAGAGACGCTCCAGTAGAAGTGACCCAAGACCAGAACCAGTGCCACCACCAACGGCATTAAAAACCAGAAAACCTTGAAGGCCGGTACAGTTGTCTGAAAGCTTCCTAATGCGATCCAAACAAAGATCAACAATTTCTTTCCCAACTGCAAATAGGACACAAAGATGACCATCAGCACACAATTGAGCCGAAAAGAGAAGTAATAATGCAGTAAGGACTAAGGAGTAATTTATACTTGTATAATGGCCACGGGCAAAGTTGTTGGCTGCATCTTCTTTGCCACTGATGAGCTGCTCAGGGTGAAAGAGCTGTCTGTATGCTCCGGTCCTGACTTCATCAATGACAGTAGGCTCAAGATCTACAAAGACAGCACGAGGAACATGCTTTCCTGCTCCAGTTTCACTGAAGAAGGTGTTGAATGCATCATCACCTCCTCCAACAGTCTTATCACCCGGCATCTGGCCATCAGGCTTAGGAAAAGATGAATGACAACATCATCAGCAACGCACGATAAAAAACTGGTTcttgaaaaccaaaaaaaaaaagattgtacAAAACACTAAAGAAATATAGATTGCTTAAATATGCATCCCCCACCGATTTTTGCCTTCAAGATCAGGCTTATGGAGAAATGAAAGACCAAAACCCCAGACACTTGTAGGACAATGTTTTTTAATGTTCCGGCAGAAGAACACATGTTCAACATTATAACACACACAACATACATCATATTTGGAAATGAAGTGCAATAAATGGCCTTAAAATCTTGAAGAGTACACATTTCACCCTAGAACTAATAATCTTTTTTTACATTGAACACCTTGTAATTGAGGATCTTTTAACAATATGATAGAGGATGATATGACATTAGAAGAAAATCAGATGTTGAGCTATTAGTTGAAGCAATAGTGCCAAAATACATTCTGTAAGGGTAGCATGCTATAAAAATTACTTTAAGAAGAAAATGCTTGCTCTTCAAAAGTTCAAGGGACTATCTCacagttttgaaaaaaaatataacaaacTTTAAAGAAACAGACATATCTAAAGCAAGAACATATCTAAAGCAAGAACTTCCACCATTCTCACAAGAGATTCAagcacatctatatatatatctgcaAACTGTTAGGAAAAATAGATTATAAGATTCAGTTGAACCTACAAAATAGTTGTGAGTG is a window of Lycium ferocissimum isolate CSIRO_LF1 chromosome 12, AGI_CSIRO_Lferr_CH_V1, whole genome shotgun sequence DNA encoding:
- the LOC132041117 gene encoding tubulin alpha-2 chain, with protein sequence MRECISIHIGQAGIQVGNACWELYCLEHGIQPDGQMPGDKTVGGGDDAFNTFFSETGAGKHVPRAVFVDLEPTVIDEVRTGAYRQLFHPEQLISGKEDAANNFARGHYTIGKEIVDLCLDRIRKLSDNCTGLQGFLVFNAVGGGTGSGLGSLLLERLSVDYGKKSKLGFTIYPSPQVSTSVVEPYNSVLSTHSLLEHTDVAILLDNEAIYDICRRSLDIERPTYTNLNRLISQVISSLTASLRFDGALNVDVNEFQTNLVPYPRIHFMLSSYAPVISAEKAYHEQLSVAEITNSAFEPSSMMVKCDPRHGKYMACCLMFRGDVVPKDVNAAVATIKTKRTIQFVDWSPTGFKCGINYQPPTVVPGGDLAKVQRAVCMISNSTSVAEVFSRIDHKFDLMYAKRAFVHWYVGEGMEEGEFSEAREDLAALEKDYEEVGAEMDDEEGGDEGDEY